Sequence from the Burkholderia cepacia genome:
CATAGATATCGTTTGCCGCGGCCTTAATGACTATCGACAATCGTGGCTTGAATTCGTCGCCGGCGCGTCAGAAAAGCGCACCGCCGGCCGCCATCCGCCCCCGAGCCCACGACGACATGTACGCGTTCACTCCCTCATTCCAGAATCCCGCCGGCTCGCCGATCCGCGAACTGTTCAAGTACCTGTCCGAACCGGGCATGATTTCCTTCGCGGGCGGCTATCCGGCCAGCGACCTGTTCGACGTCGACGGCCTGAACGCGGCCGCCGGGCGCGCGTATGCGCAGCCCGTGCGCTGCCTGCAATACGGCCCGACCGACGGCCTCGCCGAACTGAAGCAGCAACTGATCGCGCTGATGGCGCGTCGCGGCGTGGCATGCACGGCAGCCGAGCTGCTCGTCACGACCGGTTCGCAGCAGGGGCTCGACCTGCTGCTGCGCGTGATGGTGTCGCCCGGCGACCTCGTGCTGACCGAGCAGCCGGCCTATCCGGCGACGCTGCAGGCGATGCGTCTGCAGCAGGCGCGCATCGTGACGATTCCGGTCGACGGCGCGGGGCTCGACGTCGACCGCCTCGACGCGTTGCTGGCCGCGGGCACGATCGCGCAGCCGAAGCTGCTCTACACGGTCCCGACCTTCGCGAACCCGACGGGCGCGACGCTCACGCGCGAACGACGGCTGAAGCTGCTGCGTCTCGCGGTGCAATACCGCTTCCTGATCGTCGAGGACGATCCGTACGGCGACCTGCGTTTCGCGGGCGAAGCCGTGCCGTCGATGCTTGCGCTGGCCGACGAAGTGGACGGCGCACGCGACTGGATCGTGCATTTCGCGAGCCTGTCGAAGATCGTCGCGCCGGGGCTGCGCGTGGGCTGGACGATCGCGCCGGCCGAGATCGCGCGCCGCTGCGTGATCGCGAAGCAGACGGTCGATCTGTGCAGCACGCCGTGGACGCAGGCGGCCGCCGCCGAATATCTGGCCGACGGCGCGCTCGAACGTCATCTGCCGCGCATCACGGCCGCCTATCAGCGCAAGTGCGATGCGATGTGCGACGCATTGCGCGACGGCCTGGGCGATGCGATCGAATTCCATCGTCCCGAAGGCGGGATGTTCGTGTGGGCGCGGATCGGCGCGGTGTCGTCGGCGCAACTTCTACAGCGCGCGATCGCGAACAAGATCGTGTTCGTGCCGGGCAAGGCGTTCTTCGCGGACAACGTCGACGCGGCGTCGCTGCGCCTGTCGTTCGCCGCGCCGGACGTCGATGCGATCCGGGAAGGCGTCGCGCGCCTCGTGCGCGCGTATGGAGCGGCGCTGGCCGCGTGAGGATGAGGAGACCTATATCGATGAACACGACCGTCAATGCAACCGCATGGTTGGATGAAGCACCGGGCATGGCCGACGTCCGGCCGGTCGCGCACCTGTCGTCGCAGATCAGCGCCGGCCCCGAATACGTCGTCGAAGTGCTCGGGCGATTCGGCGTCGAACACGCGGAGGCGTCCGACATGGCGCCGGTCGTCCTCGGCTACAACTGAGCAACCGGTCGCGGACGGAACGGTTAAGCTTGCACGATCGACGCCGTACATCGTCCATGTCCGACTCCGCCACCGAATCGCTTCAATCTACCTACGACCGCCTCTGGTCCTGCCTCGAATCCGGCGTGAGCGCGCAGCGTTCGCCGTTCACGATGCTGCAGGCCGCGACGCTCGGTATCGACGGCGCGCCGAAGGTGCGCACGATCGTGTTGCGTCAGGTGCGCCGCGCGGGCCACGTGCTGTCGTTTCATACCGATGTGCGCTCGGAGAAAGTCGCGGAGCTGCGCCGCGATCCGCGCATCGCGCTCGTCGCCAGCGATCTCGATGCGCTCGTGCAGATTCGCGTGGAGGGCGTTGCATCGGTCTGCGACGACGAAGCGCAACGCCGCTCGATCTGGCAATCGAGTCGCCCGCATACGCTGCTGCTGTATCGCGCACCGTTGCCGCCGGGCACGCCGGTCGCGACGCCGGCCGACGCGCACCCGCCAACCGACGCGGGCCCGATGACGGCAGACGACGGCTACGCGAATTTCTGCCTGATCCACGTGACGGCGACGCGTATCGATTTTCTCGATCTCGCGCCTTCAGAAGGGCATCGCCGCGCGATATTCGACCTGCATGCAGGCGGCTGCGACGGCCGCTGGGTCGCACCCTGACGCAAGCAAGCGCGCGTGCCGTCGCCAGCCCGACTCAAGACTCAAGGCCGCCCATCCTGCGCCGCCTGCGCGGTCATCCACTCGCGCATCACGACGATGGCGTCGTCATCGCGCCGCTCGGCCGGATACACGAGATAGAACCCCACCGACAGCGGAAACGCGAAGTCGAACGGCTTGCACAGCCGGCCGGCGGCGATGTCGCGCTCGACGAGCGGATCGGTGGCGAGCGCGATGCCCTGGCCGGCGACGGCCGCATCGATCGCGAGCGACGTCTGGTTGAAGCGCAGCCCCTTGTGCGGATCGACGTCGACGGGCGCCGGCATCGCGGCGAGGAACTCGGGCCACAGGTCGTGCGCGTCATGCAGCAGCACGTGGCTTGCAAGCGCGCGCGGCGACGCCGGCGCGGCCAGCAGCGCGGGGCTGCACACGGCACACACGTCGAGCGGGAACAGCGCATGCGTGGCGAGATGCTTGCCGAACGGCGGCTTGCCGTAACGGATCGCGAGATCGACGCCGTCGTGGCGGAACGTCGCGATCTGCGGGTCGGCGATCACGCGCACGTCGTAGTCGGGGTGCGCGTCGGTGAACTGCGCGAGCCGCGGGATCAGCCACTTCGACGCGAACGACGGCGTCGTGCTGATGGTCAGCGCCGCGCGCCGCTTCACGAGCTTGTCGGTCGCGTCGGCGATCGCGTGCAGCGCGCGCTGCACGTCGGAGAAATACGCGGCGCCGTCGTGCGTCAGCGCGAGGCCGCGCGGCAGGCGTTCGAACAGCTTCAGGCCGAGCACGTCCTCGAGGTGGCGCACCTGCTGCGCGACGGCGCCCTGCGTGACGCCGATCTCGTCGGCGGCGGCGCGGAAATTGAGGTGCCGCGCGGACACTTCGAACGCGCGAAGCGCATTCAGCGGCGGCAGGCGGGAGGGGCGGGGCGGCATCGTCAGGCTGTAGAAAAACTATCGGCTGGAGGCAGAAATACTGGTTCGACAGTCGGTATCGATGCGCCTACATTACCACCATGGCGCGCCGAACGGCGGCTGCGCGGCGGCAGGATTCGAATGAGGAGCAGATCGTGACTGTAGAAAAAGTGGCGTTGATCACGGCGGCGGGCAAGGGCATGGGCGCGGCGATCGCGCGCGAACTGGCGGCGACGGGCTATCGCGTCGCGCTGATGTCGCCGTCGGGCAGCGCGGTGGCGCTCGGCGAGGAACTGGGCGGATTCGGTATCCAGGGCTCGGTGACGGAAGAAGCCGACATCGACCGGCTGGTGCAGGAAACGCTCGCGCGCTACGGCCGCATCGATGCGGTCGTGAACAACACCGGGCATCCGCCGAAGGGCGAGCTGCTGGCGATCACCGACGACAACTGGCATGCCGGGCTCGACCTGATCCTGCTGAACGTGGTGCGCGTGATGCGCCGCGTGACGCCGATTTTCCAGAAGCAGGGCGGCGGCGCGGTGGTCAACATCTCGAGCTTCGCGGCGGACGCGCCCGAGCAGCCGATGCCCGTTTCGTCGGCACTGCGCGCGGCGCTGAGCGCATGGACGCGTCTTTACGCGGAACGTTATGCGGCGGAGCACATCCGGATGAACGCGGTGCTGCCGGGCTTCATCGACAGCTGGCCGGAAACGCCGGAGATCGTCGCACGCATCCCGGCCGGCCGCTTCGGCAAGACCGGCGAGATCGCGAAGACGGTCGCGTTCCTGCTGTCCGACGGCGCGGGCTACATCACCGGGCAGAACATTCGCGTCGACGGCGCGATCGTCAAGGCGCTCTGAGCGCCGGCGGCGGGCGCGTCCGTTCCGGGCCGCCCGCCGTCGCACAGCACGGCATCGCATCGCGCCTGCGCGTGCTACAAAACCGTACAAAGCAGACAAATCCGGGATACATCAGACCTTTCCAATTGCCTACGCCGCCGTACCGATCGCGCGGCATGTCCAATTTCGGAAAGGAGGATGTAGAACATGTCTTCCACACCGTTTTCCCCGATGCGTCGCCACCTGCTTGCCACGTCCGTGGCCGCCGGGGTCGCGGCGATGCTGCCCACGGCGCTGCACGCCGCGACCGGCGCGAGCGGCATACGCCCGTTCACCGCGCACATTCCCGACGAAGCCGTCGCCGACCTGCGCCGCCGCATCGCGGCCACACGCTGGCCGGGACGCGAGACCGTCGCCGACGAATCGCAGGGTGTGCGGCTGGCGCGCATGCAGGCGCTGCTGCGCTACTGGGGCACCGATTACGACTGGCGCAAGGGCGAGGCGCGCCTGAACGGATTCCCGATGTTCATCACGGAAATCGACGGGCTCGACATTCATTTCATCCACGTGCGCTCGCGGCACGAGAACGCGATGCCGATGATCATGACGCACGGCTGGCCCGGTTCGATCTTCGAGTTGCTGAAGGCGATCGGCCCGCTGACCGACCCGACCGCGCACGGCGCGAGCGCTGACGATGCGTTCCATGTCGTCGTGCCGTCGTTGCCGGGCTTCGGCTTCTCGGGCCGGCCGACGCAGACCGGCTGGGGTTCCGACCACATCGCGCGCGCGTGGGGCGAGCTGATGGCACGGCTCGGTTATACGCGCTTCGTGTCGCAGGGCGGCGACTGCGGCTCGGTGATCTCGCACCGGATGGCGATGCAGCGCGTGCAGGGCCTGGCCGGGATTCACGTGAACATGCCGGCGACGGTGCCGCCGGATATCGCGACGCTGCTCGCAACCGATGCGCCCGTGCCGCCGTCGCTGTCGCCGAAGGAGAAGGCCGCGTACGAGAAGCTCGCGACGTTCTATCGCGACAACTGCGGTTACTCGGCGATGATGGTCACGCGCCCGCAGACGGTCGGCTATGCGCTCGCCGATTCACCGTCGGGGCAGGCCGCGTGGATGTATGACAAGATTTCGCAGTGGACGTACAGCGGCGGCGTGCCCGAGCGTTCGATCCCGCGCGACGAGATTCTCGACGACATCTCGCTGTACTGGCTGACGAACACCGCGACGTCCGCCGCGCAGATCTACTGGGAGGATCACTCGAACAACTTCAACGCGGTGGATATCGCGTTGCCGGCCGCGATCACGGTGTTTCCGGGCGAGATCTACCAGGCGCCGCGCAGCTGGGCCGAGCGCAGCTATCACAACCTGATCTACTTCAACGAAGTCGACAAGGGCGGGCATTTCGCGGCGTGGGAAGAGCCGGAGTTGTTCGCGCGTGAAGTGCGTGCCGGGTTCCGGCCGCTGCGCCGCGCGTAGGGGCGTGGTCTGAAGGACGAACGCGAGCCTGCGCAAACACGGCTCGCGTTCGTCCGCAGGCGCCGCTTTGCGCAGGATTTTGAATCGATGTATGTCGTATTCGAACGCAGATACGTTGAGATACAAAGCGTCTGCGCGGTTCGGATATAAATCCGGTGAAGCGATTCCAGCGTGCCCGCCCAGTGCCGTGGGCCCAATCCTCAGCTATCGACCATGGAGAACGAGTCATGCCCGAAACCGTGAACACCCGCCGCCGCCTGATCCTGGGTACGACGCTGGCGAGCCTTGCCGACCTGGGGCTCGGCAATCTCGCGCACGCGCAAGCGGCGCCCGATGCGTCGCCGACGCCGCGTGCGGCCGGCGGCGGCGCGTCGTTGGGCACGATCCACCAGATCGACGCGGGCGTGCTCAACGTCGGGTATGCGGACCTCGGGCCGAAGAGCGGCCCGGCCGTGTTCCTGCTGCACGGCTGGCCGTACGACATCCACAGCTATGCGGAAGTCGCGCCGCTGCTCGTCGCGGCCGGCTATCGCGTGATCGTGCCTTACCTGCGCGGCTACGGGTCGACGACGTTCCGCTCGGCCGACACGGTGCGCAACGGCCAGCAGGCCGTGACGGCCGTCGACATCATCGCGCTGATGGATGCGCTGAAGATCGACCGCGCGGTGTTCGGCGGCTACGACTGGGGGGCGCGCACGGCCGACATCATCGCGGCGCTGTGGCCGCAGCGCGTGAAGGCGCTGGTGTCGGTGAGCGGCTACCTGATCGGCAGCCAGGAGGCGAACCGCAAGC
This genomic interval carries:
- a CDS encoding PLP-dependent aminotransferase family protein, giving the protein MYAFTPSFQNPAGSPIRELFKYLSEPGMISFAGGYPASDLFDVDGLNAAAGRAYAQPVRCLQYGPTDGLAELKQQLIALMARRGVACTAAELLVTTGSQQGLDLLLRVMVSPGDLVLTEQPAYPATLQAMRLQQARIVTIPVDGAGLDVDRLDALLAAGTIAQPKLLYTVPTFANPTGATLTRERRLKLLRLAVQYRFLIVEDDPYGDLRFAGEAVPSMLALADEVDGARDWIVHFASLSKIVAPGLRVGWTIAPAEIARRCVIAKQTVDLCSTPWTQAAAAEYLADGALERHLPRITAAYQRKCDAMCDALRDGLGDAIEFHRPEGGMFVWARIGAVSSAQLLQRAIANKIVFVPGKAFFADNVDAASLRLSFAAPDVDAIREGVARLVRAYGAALAA
- a CDS encoding pyridoxamine 5'-phosphate oxidase family protein, with the protein product MSDSATESLQSTYDRLWSCLESGVSAQRSPFTMLQAATLGIDGAPKVRTIVLRQVRRAGHVLSFHTDVRSEKVAELRRDPRIALVASDLDALVQIRVEGVASVCDDEAQRRSIWQSSRPHTLLLYRAPLPPGTPVATPADAHPPTDAGPMTADDGYANFCLIHVTATRIDFLDLAPSEGHRRAIFDLHAGGCDGRWVAP
- the gcvA gene encoding transcriptional regulator GcvA, with the protein product MPPRPSRLPPLNALRAFEVSARHLNFRAAADEIGVTQGAVAQQVRHLEDVLGLKLFERLPRGLALTHDGAAYFSDVQRALHAIADATDKLVKRRAALTISTTPSFASKWLIPRLAQFTDAHPDYDVRVIADPQIATFRHDGVDLAIRYGKPPFGKHLATHALFPLDVCAVCSPALLAAPASPRALASHVLLHDAHDLWPEFLAAMPAPVDVDPHKGLRFNQTSLAIDAAVAGQGIALATDPLVERDIAAGRLCKPFDFAFPLSVGFYLVYPAERRDDDAIVVMREWMTAQAAQDGRP
- a CDS encoding SDR family oxidoreductase, giving the protein MTVEKVALITAAGKGMGAAIARELAATGYRVALMSPSGSAVALGEELGGFGIQGSVTEEADIDRLVQETLARYGRIDAVVNNTGHPPKGELLAITDDNWHAGLDLILLNVVRVMRRVTPIFQKQGGGAVVNISSFAADAPEQPMPVSSALRAALSAWTRLYAERYAAEHIRMNAVLPGFIDSWPETPEIVARIPAGRFGKTGEIAKTVAFLLSDGAGYITGQNIRVDGAIVKAL
- a CDS encoding epoxide hydrolase family protein; its protein translation is MSSTPFSPMRRHLLATSVAAGVAAMLPTALHAATGASGIRPFTAHIPDEAVADLRRRIAATRWPGRETVADESQGVRLARMQALLRYWGTDYDWRKGEARLNGFPMFITEIDGLDIHFIHVRSRHENAMPMIMTHGWPGSIFELLKAIGPLTDPTAHGASADDAFHVVVPSLPGFGFSGRPTQTGWGSDHIARAWGELMARLGYTRFVSQGGDCGSVISHRMAMQRVQGLAGIHVNMPATVPPDIATLLATDAPVPPSLSPKEKAAYEKLATFYRDNCGYSAMMVTRPQTVGYALADSPSGQAAWMYDKISQWTYSGGVPERSIPRDEILDDISLYWLTNTATSAAQIYWEDHSNNFNAVDIALPAAITVFPGEIYQAPRSWAERSYHNLIYFNEVDKGGHFAAWEEPELFAREVRAGFRPLRRA
- a CDS encoding alpha/beta fold hydrolase; this translates as MPETVNTRRRLILGTTLASLADLGLGNLAHAQAAPDASPTPRAAGGGASLGTIHQIDAGVLNVGYADLGPKSGPAVFLLHGWPYDIHSYAEVAPLLVAAGYRVIVPYLRGYGSTTFRSADTVRNGQQAVTAVDIIALMDALKIDRAVFGGYDWGARTADIIAALWPQRVKALVSVSGYLIGSQEANRKPLPPQAEFQWWYQFYFTTERGALGYAANRDAFNKLIWQLASPKWPFSDETYARTAASFQNPDHVAVVIHNYRWRLGLAKGEAQYDDIERRLAAGPAITVPTITMEGDANGAPHPEPAAYAKKFTGKYQHRTITGGIGHNLPQEAPQAFADAILQVEQL